DNA sequence from the Candidatus Hydrogenedentota bacterium genome:
TGGTCGAGTTCCTTCCGAAGGTCAAGTTGGAAATCGTCATCACGGACGACAAGTTGAAGCAGGTGGTCGAGGCCATCGTAAAGGCGGCTTCGACCGGCCGCATCGGCGACGGCAAGATTTTCGTCTACGACATTGAAGACGCCATCCGGATACGCACGGGCGAATCGGGCGACATTGTCATTAGCTGAGTTCACATTTCGAGCCTGACGGCAAGAAAGACGGCATAGGGCACAACCAACACAAGGAGCCGCGCGCAAACGCGGCGCAACACGAGGGAGAAAGTCATGCACAAGGATTTGAATCCGAAGGACGTGGTAAAACTTTGCAAGGAGAAGGGCATCAAGTTCGTGGACCTGCGGTTCATGGACTTCCCGGGCCTGATGCAGCACTTTTCCGTGCCGACATCGGAATTGAGCGAAAGTTCGTTCGAGGAAGGTTTCGGTTTCGACGGGTCGAGCATTCGCGGCTGGCAGGCCA
Encoded proteins:
- a CDS encoding P-II family nitrogen regulator, which translates into the protein MKKIEAIIKPFKLEEVKEALSSVGVQGLTVTEVKGFGRQKGHKELYRGAEYVVEFLPKVKLEIVITDDKLKQVVEAIVKAASTGRIGDGKIFVYDIEDAIRIRTGESGDIVIS